Proteins encoded together in one Prochlorococcus marinus str. MIT 9211 window:
- a CDS encoding DUF2470 domain-containing protein, producing MSKEQLSPEVRKRICSHMNKDHNEAILKYARYYAGIVNPVNARIIDLNSRSMMLDVDGDELEVLFDHVLTDSEDAHQTLVRMTRSLPEN from the coding sequence GTGAGTAAAGAACAGTTAAGTCCTGAAGTAAGAAAACGGATTTGTTCACATATGAATAAAGACCATAATGAGGCAATTCTTAAATATGCTCGTTATTATGCTGGGATTGTCAATCCAGTTAATGCTCGCATCATTGATCTTAATTCAAGATCAATGATGTTAGATGTAGATGGAGACGAATTAGAAGTTTTATTTGACCATGTATTGACAGATAGTGAGGATGCACATCAAACCCTAGTAAGAATGACTAGATCTCTTCCTGAGAATTAA